Proteins encoded within one genomic window of Nitrospina gracilis 3/211:
- a CDS encoding caspase family protein, which yields MNPQRNPFISALPVSLRAVLLLVLLTMLAAGCATGRTMAVCPDCTYTGDTQDGQMHGQGSALYHSGDKYEGAFVQGQRHGQGVYVWANGDKYVGEWVDNSREGQGTMTFHTGDRYEGAWNNDTMHGQGTFTWANGDQYVGSYVNGKRHGEGTLTYADGRVEKGMWKFNKLPSEEETQPPVTVEENSRDTQPPHIRITSHEMFRGIAIVPVVPYILVTGVAEDPSGVSKVTVNGETAKVDPSGRFSIKIPLVEGRNEVTVLARDAFQNQAQKMFWLEAKEETRSLPDEIEAAIEPVVKTGKYHALIIGINNYRHLPPLETAVNDAKEVDRILKHEYGFSTTLLLNADRADIMNGFNEVREQLTSDDNLLIYYAGHGEFDKAVNKAYWLPVDAQPDNDTNWIIVDNITTNIRRMSTRHVLVVADSCYSGTLTRSSITKLTTADEKQRFLKKMMERSSRTLMASGGNEPVADGGGGGHSIFASVFLRALRSTEESTFTAEQLFHSYIKEAVAGQAQQVPEYNIIKNSGHAGGDFVFIRKP from the coding sequence ATGAACCCGCAACGCAACCCATTCATTTCCGCCCTGCCGGTTTCCCTGCGGGCGGTTTTACTACTGGTCCTCCTCACCATGCTGGCGGCAGGATGTGCCACCGGGCGCACCATGGCGGTCTGCCCGGACTGCACCTACACCGGCGACACGCAGGATGGCCAGATGCACGGACAGGGTTCCGCCCTCTACCACAGCGGTGACAAGTACGAGGGCGCGTTCGTCCAGGGGCAGCGCCACGGCCAGGGCGTCTACGTCTGGGCCAACGGCGACAAGTATGTCGGCGAATGGGTGGACAACTCGCGGGAAGGCCAGGGCACGATGACCTTTCACACCGGCGACCGGTATGAAGGCGCGTGGAACAACGACACCATGCACGGTCAGGGCACCTTCACGTGGGCGAACGGCGACCAGTACGTCGGTTCCTACGTCAACGGCAAACGGCACGGCGAGGGCACGCTGACCTACGCCGACGGCCGGGTGGAAAAGGGCATGTGGAAGTTCAACAAACTGCCGTCGGAAGAAGAAACCCAGCCGCCGGTCACGGTGGAAGAAAACAGCCGCGACACACAACCGCCCCACATCCGCATCACCTCGCACGAGATGTTTCGCGGTATCGCCATCGTTCCGGTGGTTCCCTACATCCTCGTCACCGGCGTGGCGGAGGACCCGAGCGGCGTGTCGAAGGTAACGGTGAACGGCGAGACGGCGAAGGTCGATCCTTCCGGCCGTTTCTCCATCAAGATCCCGCTGGTCGAAGGGCGCAACGAAGTGACGGTGCTGGCCCGCGACGCCTTCCAGAACCAGGCGCAGAAAATGTTCTGGCTGGAAGCGAAGGAAGAAACACGCAGCCTGCCGGATGAAATCGAGGCGGCGATCGAGCCGGTGGTCAAGACCGGCAAGTACCACGCGCTCATCATCGGCATCAACAACTACCGTCACCTGCCGCCATTGGAAACCGCCGTCAACGACGCCAAGGAAGTGGACCGCATCCTCAAACACGAATACGGCTTTTCCACCACGCTTCTACTGAACGCCGACCGCGCCGACATCATGAACGGCTTCAATGAAGTGCGCGAGCAGTTGACCTCGGACGACAACCTGCTCATCTACTACGCCGGGCACGGCGAGTTCGACAAGGCGGTCAACAAGGCGTACTGGCTGCCCGTCGATGCGCAACCGGACAACGACACCAACTGGATCATCGTCGACAACATCACCACCAACATCCGGCGCATGTCCACGCGCCACGTGCTGGTGGTCGCGGACAGTTGCTATTCCGGCACGCTCACCCGCTCGTCCATCACCAAGCTGACCACGGCGGATGAAAAACAGCGCTTCCTCAAGAAAATGATGGAACGCTCGTCACGCACGCTGATGGCCTCCGGAGGCAACGAGCCGGTGGCGGATGGCGGCGGCGGTGGACACAGCATCTTCGCCAGCGTCTTTCTGCGCGCGCTTCGAAGCACGGAGGAGAGCACCTTCACCGCCGAGCAGTTGTTTCACTCCTACATCAAGGAAGCGGTGGCGGGGCAGGCCCAGCAGGTACCGGAATACAACATCATCAAAAACTCCGGCCACGCCGGAGGGGATTTTGTGTTCATCCGCAAACCGTGA